One Diospyros lotus cultivar Yz01 chromosome 1, ASM1463336v1, whole genome shotgun sequence genomic window carries:
- the LOC127799332 gene encoding E3 ubiquitin-protein ligase KEG-like isoform X2: MSASLAALERPRVGASNTVRVAGRDSLWKVAPGDAEKFPGFVVGDWVRVKQFLGNRLCPEGNVSGRENLAVVHSVHDFFNLELACCYRKGRWDVHYSEVEKVECFKTGQHVSFRVGLSEPRWGWRGACPTNKGVIVGVNYNGEVKVSFFNLPGLWRGDPADLEVEQMLEVGEWVKLKDHAARRKSLGPGSIGVVQGLGYQTDQWDGTVSVCFCGEPELWVGSISELERVNRLQIGQEVRVKLSVEQPRFGWSGHTHASIGTVTAIDADGKLRIYTPAGSKTWMLDPSEVDLVVEENMKTGDWVRVKSCVATPFHHWGEVTS; this comes from the coding sequence GTAAGAGTGGCTGGCAGAGATAGTTTGTGGAAAGTTGCTCCAGGTGATGCAGAAAAATTTCCAGGATTTGTGGTTGGTGACTGGGTTCGGGTGAAACAATTTCTGGGAAATAGGCTTTGTCCTGAGGGAAATGTATCTGGAAGAGAGAATTTAGCAGTGGTGCACAGTGTACacgattttttcaatttagagTTGGCATGTTGTTATCGTAAAGGAAGGTGGGATGTCCACTACTCCGAAGTTGAAAAGGTTGAATGCTTTAAAACAGGACAGCATGTAAGCTTCCGTGTCGGACTTAGTGAGCCAAGATGGGGCTGGAGAGGTGCCTGTCCCACTAACAAAGGTGTCATAGTTGGTGTAAATTATAATGGAGAAGTTAAggtttcatttttcaatttaccaGGCTTGTGGAGGGGAGATCCTGCAGATCTTGAGGTGGAGCAGATGCTTGAGGTGGGTGAATGGGTGAAACTGAAGGATCATGCTGCCAGGCGGAAATCCTTGGGACCTGGCAGTATTGGGGTTGTGCAAGGACTAGGATATCAAACCGATCAGTGGGATGGCACTGTCTCTGTTTGTTTTTGTGGAGAGCCAGAATTGTGGGTAGGGTCCATTTCTGAGCTTGAAAGAGTGAATAGGCTTCAAATAGGCCAAGAGGTGCGGGTGAAGCTCTCTGTTGAGCAGCCAAGATTTGGGTGGTCAGGCCATACCCATGCAAGCATAGGTACTGTAACAGCAATAGATGCTGATGGTAAGCTAAGAATATACACCCCAGCTGGCTCAAAGACTTGGATGCTTGATCCATCTGAAGTTGATCTGGTGGtggaagaaaatatgaaaactgGAGATTGGGTGAGGGTTAAGTCATGTGTAGCAACACCATTTCATCACTGGGGAGAGGTTACCTCGTGA